The Cellulomonas fulva genome includes a window with the following:
- a CDS encoding dihydrofolate reductase family protein, protein MRTLAVTQNITVDGIIEMRGDWFDPQAQDDELLAEVRRQDESTDALLLGRQTFEDFRSYWPHATDDRTGIAAQLDTVQKHVVSSTLTEAGWQNTTILSGDGADLARELKETPGGDIVVTGSITLTHALVAAGLVDEYRLFVYPVVQGAGRPLFPESTPTTRLELRDLRRFRSGVALAVYAPAA, encoded by the coding sequence GTGCGCACGCTGGCGGTCACCCAGAACATCACCGTCGACGGCATCATCGAGATGCGCGGCGACTGGTTCGACCCGCAGGCCCAGGACGACGAGCTGCTCGCGGAGGTGCGCCGCCAGGACGAGTCCACCGACGCGCTGCTGCTCGGCCGCCAGACCTTCGAGGACTTCCGCTCCTACTGGCCGCACGCGACCGACGACCGCACGGGCATCGCCGCGCAGCTCGACACGGTGCAGAAGCACGTGGTGTCGAGCACGCTCACCGAGGCCGGTTGGCAGAACACGACGATCCTGAGCGGCGACGGCGCGGACCTGGCCCGCGAGCTCAAGGAGACGCCGGGCGGTGACATCGTCGTGACCGGGAGCATCACGCTGACGCACGCGCTCGTCGCCGCCGGGCTCGTGGACGAGTACCGGCTGTTCGTCTACCCGGTGGTGCAGGGCGCCGGGCGACCCCTGTTCCCGGAGAGCACGCCGACGACGCGCCTGGAGCTGCGGGACCTGCGCCGGTTCCGGTCCGGCGTCGCGCTCGCGGTCTACGCCCCGGCCGCCTGA
- a CDS encoding MFS transporter — protein MTETTSTARAGSGQALNLALATWAFAITFWAWNLVGPLAALYSEDLDLSSNQKALLIATPVLVGAVGRVPVGALTDRYGGRTMLSALSFISIVPVLLVAWAGNLESYPLLLVFGFLLGIAGTSFAAGIPFVNAWYGPSRRGFATGLFGAGMGGTALSSFFTPRFVQWFGYTQAHLIIAAALAVTGVVLMLLMRNSPTWQRNDQPVMPKLKAASKLPVTWQMAFLYAVTFGGFVAFSTYLPTYLKDVYDFDLAGAGTRTAGFAIAAVIARPLGGVLSDRVHPRVVVLVSLAGAAVSAVLMALKPEPEIPAGTVFVLMAFFLGLGSGGVFAWVARRVPPERVGSVTGVVGAAGGLGGYFPPLVMGATYNEVTHSYTIGLVLLVVTAVVAFLFTYWRLPREERAPTAPGA, from the coding sequence CCTGGGCGTTCGCCATCACCTTCTGGGCGTGGAACCTGGTCGGCCCGCTCGCGGCGCTGTACTCCGAGGACCTCGACCTGTCCTCGAACCAGAAGGCGCTGCTCATCGCGACCCCCGTGCTCGTCGGGGCCGTCGGACGCGTGCCCGTGGGTGCGCTGACGGACCGCTACGGCGGGCGGACCATGCTGTCCGCGCTGAGCTTCATCTCGATCGTGCCCGTGCTGCTGGTCGCGTGGGCCGGGAACCTCGAGTCCTACCCGCTGCTGCTGGTGTTCGGCTTCCTGCTCGGCATCGCGGGCACGTCGTTCGCCGCCGGCATCCCGTTCGTCAACGCCTGGTACGGGCCGTCGCGGCGCGGGTTCGCGACCGGGCTGTTCGGCGCGGGCATGGGGGGCACCGCGCTCTCGTCGTTCTTCACGCCGCGGTTCGTCCAGTGGTTCGGCTACACGCAGGCGCACCTGATCATCGCGGCGGCGCTCGCCGTGACCGGCGTCGTCCTGATGCTGCTCATGCGCAACTCCCCGACCTGGCAGCGCAACGACCAGCCGGTGATGCCGAAGCTCAAGGCCGCCTCGAAGCTGCCCGTGACCTGGCAGATGGCGTTCCTGTACGCGGTGACCTTCGGCGGGTTCGTCGCGTTCTCCACCTACCTGCCGACGTACCTCAAGGACGTGTACGACTTCGACCTGGCCGGCGCGGGCACGCGCACCGCCGGCTTCGCGATCGCGGCCGTCATCGCGCGGCCCCTGGGCGGCGTGCTCTCCGACCGCGTGCACCCGCGCGTCGTCGTGCTGGTGTCCCTGGCCGGCGCCGCGGTGTCCGCGGTGCTGATGGCGCTCAAGCCCGAGCCCGAGATCCCGGCCGGCACCGTCTTCGTGCTCATGGCGTTCTTCCTGGGGCTCGGCTCCGGCGGCGTGTTCGCCTGGGTGGCGCGCCGCGTGCCCCCCGAGCGCGTCGGCAGCGTGACCGGCGTGGTGGGCGCCGCGGGCGGGCTCGGCGGGTACTTCCCGCCGCTCGTGATGGGCGCGACCTACAACGAGGTCACGCACTCGTACACGATCGGGCTCGTCCTGCTCGTCGTGACGGCCGTCGTCGCCTTCCTGTTCACGTACTGGCGCCTGCCCCGCGAGGAGCGCGCGCCCACGGCCCCGGGCGCCTGA
- a CDS encoding GntR family transcriptional regulator: METTSLGLADRSLATKIYLELRERIIQGAIKPGERIRERELAEELDVSRIPLREALPRLEAEGFIRTLPRRGAVVTELSLRDVEELFEVRTSLEVLATRLATEACASGADGSELTEALHAAEAALASGDDAEIASVNSTLHEKILRLSGNSLLQLLMVPVNGRVRRLFFLEAERDQQVLCAEHRDLCRAILDGHVELAGSLAFAHVEHSKVESLALMRTRLATAPAVTGS; the protein is encoded by the coding sequence GTGGAGACGACCTCGCTGGGGCTGGCGGACCGGTCCCTGGCCACCAAGATCTACCTCGAGCTGCGCGAGCGGATCATCCAGGGCGCGATCAAGCCGGGGGAGCGGATCCGCGAGCGGGAGCTCGCCGAGGAGCTGGACGTCTCCCGGATCCCGCTGCGCGAGGCCCTGCCGCGGCTCGAGGCGGAAGGGTTCATCCGCACGCTCCCGCGCCGCGGTGCTGTGGTGACGGAGCTGAGCCTGCGCGACGTCGAGGAGCTCTTCGAGGTCCGGACCAGCCTGGAGGTCCTGGCCACCCGGCTCGCGACCGAGGCGTGCGCCTCGGGAGCCGACGGCAGCGAGCTCACCGAGGCCCTCCATGCTGCGGAAGCGGCGCTGGCCAGCGGCGACGACGCGGAGATCGCGAGCGTGAACTCGACGCTGCACGAGAAGATCCTGCGACTGTCCGGCAACTCGCTCCTGCAGCTGTTGATGGTCCCCGTCAACGGCCGGGTCCGGCGCCTGTTCTTCCTCGAGGCGGAGCGCGACCAGCAGGTGCTCTGCGCCGAGCACCGGGACCTGTGCCGGGCGATCCTCGACGGGCACGTCGAGCTCGCCGGCTCGCTCGCCTTCGCCCACGTCGAGCACTCCAAGGTGGAGTCGTTGGCCCTCATGAGGACCCGCCTCGCCACGGCTCCCGCCGTTACAGGAAGTTAA